A part of Methanohalobium evestigatum Z-7303 genomic DNA contains:
- a CDS encoding molybdopterin synthase has product MKVISIIGHKKTGKTTLVSRLTKQLSRTGKVGTVKSMIYHRFNPDDTDTSRHFDSGADMVTALTKDEFVTISKNPDIEKALDTLADNGMDYAIVEGDKNSDLPKILLGDMDDDRHIKNVVEQVPDVSHINTDKIIEIICSQPDWVTLDLLVKKVKNNPEIKKAGAIGTFTGVVREITSEVQTKMLEFEKYETVAEDKINQISVELKQKPGIVDVLIHHKSGRVNPGEDIVYIVVVASHRTELFQTLSEAIERVKSEVPIWKKEITIDGNYWVHDHG; this is encoded by the coding sequence ATGAAAGTTATTTCTATAATCGGTCACAAAAAAACGGGAAAAACAACTCTTGTAAGTCGTCTAACAAAACAACTCTCCAGAACAGGCAAAGTTGGAACTGTAAAGAGCATGATTTATCACCGTTTCAACCCTGATGACACCGATACAAGTAGACATTTTGATTCTGGTGCAGATATGGTTACTGCTCTTACAAAAGATGAATTTGTGACCATATCCAAAAATCCTGACATTGAAAAGGCACTTGATACACTCGCAGATAATGGTATGGACTATGCCATTGTAGAGGGTGATAAAAACAGTGATTTGCCCAAAATTTTGCTGGGTGATATGGATGATGACCGTCATATAAAAAATGTAGTTGAGCAGGTTCCAGATGTATCCCACATCAACACTGATAAAATTATTGAAATAATCTGCTCTCAACCGGACTGGGTAACACTTGATTTACTGGTTAAAAAGGTAAAGAATAATCCAGAAATCAAAAAGGCAGGTGCTATAGGTACCTTTACAGGAGTGGTAAGGGAAATCACTTCAGAGGTTCAGACCAAGATGCTTGAATTCGAAAAATATGAAACAGTAGCAGAAGATAAAATAAACCAGATAAGTGTAGAACTTAAACAAAAGCCGGGAATAGTGGATGTGTTGATTCATCATAAATCCGGTAGAGTCAATCCCGGTGAGGATATTGTCTATATAGTTGTTGTAGCATCTCACAGAACAGAATTATTCCAGACTCTTAGTGAAGCAATTGAAAGAGTCAAATCAGAGGTACCTATCTGGAAAAAAGAAATAACGATTGATGGTAATTACTGGGTTCATGACCATGGTTAA
- a CDS encoding DUF7507 domain-containing protein, with product MIKKLVLLSIIVTFLMSTASAFNDTAGSGNFECNGSTCMWNPPADAIEKTIYADQTKEVGTLYIWNESGNVSVAYKTFDGWLLNKINLHIDKVEDEDYKNGIPVPGQDDIPMTSSGNPITEEFDLQLDYLNESSSCYNNCTNCSGQLNLSSWKFDGCSKLYVAANAEVEQGWWLPTLGEVNYSVQTSGRDSSYFIAELNDGDFNGSIDVPKDDYLSWCIDAVTAISPGVTYEGVGFYPTYGRCSPEPFREYPEGDNTPWQDKLNCVNFILNNKNGSYDLNGENVTWSSEDFEEIQGVIWNITNPETISLSNTSGTTPYGGITWDNKTAWAIYQYAQSNDCENFTPECGDTAAILVNSDIYSETGELLDKEQLTVIETTVPCDPYDIGENETAWAAQNGPYTYSFEGDEWSTYTTSIASPTETCSDINIQKYVMGTDGNWYDADSPEGPEIPVNDTVTFSYNVTNTGNVNLSKVKISDNSSNFNYTIGELNVSESFNITNTTSAIKGQYVNIGNVTAEYQGTEINDSDFGHYFGADPSIEIIKYTNGQDADKPRGPAIQIGSEVKWTYKVNNTGNVNLTNVKITDSRLGDICTIDTLNKSESKTCTTTGTAKKGQYSNYGNVTALYNGIQVNYSDTSHYFGYDHWAGVPTTEPLVLVGTLGIAILLFMRREQK from the coding sequence ATGATAAAAAAATTGGTTTTGTTGTCTATAATTGTCACTTTTTTAATGTCTACAGCTTCAGCATTTAATGATACAGCAGGGTCAGGTAATTTCGAATGTAATGGTTCGACTTGTATGTGGAACCCTCCTGCTGATGCTATAGAAAAGACAATATATGCCGATCAAACAAAAGAAGTAGGTACACTTTATATTTGGAATGAAAGTGGAAACGTATCAGTAGCCTATAAAACTTTTGATGGATGGTTATTGAACAAAATAAATCTACATATTGATAAAGTTGAAGACGAAGATTATAAAAATGGTATTCCCGTCCCTGGCCAGGACGATATACCAATGACCAGTTCAGGAAACCCGATAACTGAAGAATTTGATTTACAGCTCGACTACTTAAATGAATCCAGTAGTTGCTATAATAACTGCACAAATTGCAGTGGTCAACTTAACCTCAGCTCATGGAAATTCGATGGCTGTAGTAAGTTATATGTTGCAGCCAATGCAGAAGTAGAACAGGGTTGGTGGCTGCCTACCTTAGGTGAAGTAAATTACAGTGTTCAAACTTCTGGTAGAGATTCATCATACTTCATCGCTGAACTTAATGATGGAGATTTTAATGGATCCATCGATGTTCCAAAAGATGATTATCTTTCATGGTGTATAGATGCAGTTACTGCAATATCACCGGGTGTAACCTATGAGGGAGTGGGGTTTTACCCGACATATGGACGTTGTTCTCCTGAACCATTCAGAGAATATCCTGAAGGTGATAATACCCCATGGCAGGATAAACTCAATTGTGTAAATTTCATACTCAATAATAAAAATGGTTCATATGACTTAAACGGTGAAAATGTTACATGGTCATCTGAAGACTTTGAAGAGATACAGGGAGTAATATGGAATATTACTAATCCAGAAACAATAAGCTTGTCAAATACCTCAGGTACTACTCCATATGGCGGTATCACATGGGATAACAAAACGGCTTGGGCTATATACCAGTATGCACAGTCAAACGATTGTGAAAACTTTACTCCTGAATGTGGAGATACAGCTGCAATACTTGTAAATTCTGATATATACAGTGAAACTGGTGAGTTATTAGACAAAGAACAACTTACCGTGATTGAAACTACCGTACCGTGTGATCCTTATGACATAGGTGAAAATGAAACAGCCTGGGCTGCTCAAAATGGACCATATACATATTCATTTGAAGGAGATGAATGGTCTACATACACTACTTCAATTGCAAGTCCTACAGAAACTTGTTCTGATATTAACATACAAAAATATGTTATGGGAACCGATGGTAACTGGTATGATGCTGATAGTCCTGAAGGTCCAGAGATTCCCGTAAATGATACTGTTACATTTAGTTACAATGTTACAAATACTGGCAATGTGAACCTTAGCAAAGTGAAGATATCTGATAACAGTTCAAACTTCAATTATACAATAGGAGAACTAAATGTAAGTGAAAGTTTCAATATAACAAATACAACATCTGCAATAAAAGGTCAGTACGTCAATATAGGTAATGTTACTGCTGAATATCAAGGAACTGAAATAAACGATAGTGACTTCGGTCATTATTTCGGTGCTGACCCGTCGATTGAAATCATAAAATATACCAACGGACAAGATGCAGATAAACCAAGGGGACCAGCAATACAAATTGGTAGTGAAGTAAAATGGACATATAAGGTAAATAATACTGGTAATGTGAATCTGACGAATGTTAAGATCACCGACAGTAGATTAGGGGATATCTGTACAATAGACACTCTTAACAAATCAGAATCTAAAACCTGTACAACCACGGGAACCGCCAAAAAAGGACAGTACAGTAATTATGGAAATGTTACAGCCTTGTATAACGGTATACAGGTAAACTATAGTGATACCAGTCATTATTTTGGATATGACCACTGGGCTGGCGTTCCAACAACTGAACCATTAGTACTGGTCGGAACACTTGGAATAGCGATATTGTTATTCATGAGAAGAGAACAAAAATAA
- a CDS encoding MM0924 family protein: protein MKEAFITKYYIDKKVSLDAEGKTYHGTVAECNDGVLSLKWDIGDEYTHIEVEKITAIWKRM, encoded by the coding sequence TTGAAAGAAGCATTTATAACTAAATATTACATTGACAAAAAAGTATCACTTGATGCTGAAGGTAAAACATATCATGGCACAGTTGCTGAATGTAATGATGGCGTACTAAGCCTGAAGTGGGATATTGGAGACGAATACACCCATATAGAAGTTGAAAAAATAACCGCTATCTGGAAAAGGATGTAA
- a CDS encoding bifunctional N(6)-L-threonylcarbamoyladenine synthase/serine/threonine protein kinase — translation MKTRILGIEGTAWNLSAAVVDEDDVISEVTETYQPDTGGIHPREASQHHAKYASTVIQKLLENIKSKGIDPKTLDAVAFSQGPGLGPCLRTVATAARMLSLTLDIPIIGVNHCIAHIEVGKWKTPAKDPVVLYVSGANSQVLAYRKGKYRVFGETLDVGIGNALDKFARSAGLNHPGGPRIEKHAENFKKYVPLPYVVKGMDFSFSGLTTAARDALEYEAMEDVCYSFQETAFAMMVEVTERALAHTGKNEVLLAGGVGANMRLRDMLDIMSNDRGASFYVPEKRFMGDNGAMIAYLGLLMYRSGSITGLKDSHVDPNFRPDSVEVTWI, via the coding sequence TTGAAAACCAGAATTCTTGGGATTGAAGGCACTGCATGGAATTTGAGTGCAGCAGTAGTGGATGAAGATGATGTTATTTCAGAGGTGACTGAAACCTATCAACCGGACACTGGCGGCATCCATCCGCGCGAGGCTTCTCAGCATCATGCAAAATATGCATCCACTGTTATACAAAAACTTCTGGAAAACATCAAAAGCAAGGGAATTGACCCCAAAACATTGGATGCGGTTGCATTTTCACAAGGACCCGGGCTTGGACCCTGCCTTCGAACTGTTGCAACAGCCGCAAGGATGCTTTCCTTAACACTTGACATACCGATTATTGGTGTAAACCACTGCATAGCCCACATAGAAGTGGGCAAATGGAAGACACCGGCAAAAGACCCTGTTGTTCTTTATGTCAGTGGAGCAAATTCACAGGTTCTTGCATACAGAAAGGGCAAATACCGAGTTTTTGGAGAAACCCTTGATGTTGGAATTGGTAATGCACTTGATAAATTTGCAAGAAGTGCAGGTTTAAATCATCCCGGAGGTCCAAGAATAGAAAAACACGCTGAAAATTTTAAAAAATATGTCCCTCTGCCTTATGTAGTTAAAGGTATGGACTTTTCATTTTCCGGACTTACTACCGCAGCCAGAGATGCACTGGAATATGAAGCAATGGAGGATGTATGTTATTCATTCCAGGAAACCGCTTTTGCCATGATGGTTGAGGTTACAGAAAGAGCACTTGCTCATACAGGCAAAAATGAAGTTCTTCTTGCCGGTGGTGTAGGTGCCAATATGCGCCTTAGAGATATGCTTGATATAATGAGTAATGACAGAGGAGCTTCCTTTTACGTTCCTGAAAAGCGATTCATGGGAGATAACGGTGCTATGATTGCATATCTTGGTCTTTTAATGTACAGGTCAGGCAGTATTACAGGTCTTAAAGATTCTCATGTTGACCCAAATTTTAGACCTGATTCAGTAGAAGTTACATGGATTTAA
- a CDS encoding Kae1-associated kinase Bud32, with protein sequence MYLTQGAEAIVLQEEGIIIKERIQKRYRIKVLDDKIRKERTRAEARLISETRRLGIPTPIIYDIQNFKIEMEYIDGEPLKNVINPELSKRVGELTGLLHNGGIIHGDLTTSNLILKDGRIYFIDFGLAFIDRTIEAQGVDVHVLFQTFESTHEDHEKLINAFCDGYRQKYILADKVLKRVKDIEKRGRYA encoded by the coding sequence ATGTATCTTACACAGGGAGCAGAGGCGATAGTTCTACAGGAAGAGGGCATTATTATCAAAGAACGTATTCAAAAAAGGTATCGAATAAAAGTACTGGATGATAAAATACGCAAAGAACGTACCCGTGCTGAAGCGCGGTTGATTTCTGAAACAAGGCGTCTTGGAATACCGACTCCTATAATCTATGATATACAGAATTTTAAAATAGAAATGGAATACATTGACGGTGAACCCCTCAAAAACGTAATAAACCCAGAATTAAGTAAAAGGGTGGGGGAACTTACAGGTCTTTTACACAATGGTGGAATTATACACGGAGACCTTACTACATCCAACCTGATACTTAAAGACGGTCGGATATATTTTATCGATTTCGGACTGGCTTTTATCGACAGAACTATTGAAGCACAGGGAGTTGATGTCCATGTCCTGTTCCAGACTTTTGAAAGCACCCATGAAGACCATGAAAAGCTAATAAATGCTTTCTGTGATGGCTATAGACAAAAATACATACTGGCAGATAAAGTACTAAAAAGAGTAAAAGATATAGAAAAGAGAGGTAGGTATGCGTAA
- a CDS encoding XTP/dITP diphosphatase has translation MRKIVFVTGNEDKYREVKEILEKKDIKIIQKDLEYPELQEDDLEPIAYYGAKWTADRLNMPVIVDDSGIFIEALNGFPGPYSAFVEKHLGNQKVLKLMDDETVRDATFKSVIGYCEPENEPIVFTGKVEGKIAYSERGEGGFGFDPIFEYQGKTFAEIGDYEKNKVSHRMRALEKFYEWLD, from the coding sequence ATGCGTAAAATTGTTTTTGTGACCGGTAATGAGGACAAGTACAGGGAAGTAAAAGAAATACTTGAAAAAAAGGACATAAAAATTATTCAAAAAGATCTTGAATATCCTGAATTACAGGAAGATGACCTCGAGCCCATTGCTTACTACGGTGCTAAATGGACAGCAGATAGATTGAATATGCCTGTTATAGTTGACGATTCCGGTATTTTTATTGAGGCTTTAAATGGTTTTCCGGGTCCTTATTCCGCATTTGTTGAAAAACATCTCGGCAATCAGAAGGTTCTTAAACTCATGGATGATGAAACTGTAAGGGATGCCACATTCAAATCTGTTATTGGCTACTGTGAACCTGAAAATGAACCGATAGTTTTTACTGGAAAAGTGGAAGGTAAAATTGCGTACAGTGAACGTGGAGAAGGTGGTTTTGGATTTGATCCCATATTTGAATATCAGGGCAAAACATTTGCCGAAATTGGGGATTATGAAAAAAATAAGGTTTCACACAGAATGAGGGCACTGGAAAAATTTTATGAATGGCTGGATTAA
- a CDS encoding cyclase family protein — MFENTATKKVIDISVGISSSTPVYPGDPVPDIKKVYCLPDDRASVSSISMGSHTGTHIDAPSHILEDGKSVDSLSLDTLIGNALVVDLSDVSETIKKSDLENIFNKLDAAENLDILLIKTQNSNLWNDFSTVGMESMISLDKSAGECIVENGFKTVGIDGFSVDVEPDLEVHRLLLENEINIIECLNFNGVSDGTYSFVCLPIKMEGCDGSPARAILINNP, encoded by the coding sequence ATGTTTGAAAATACGGCGACAAAAAAAGTGATAGATATATCAGTTGGTATTTCTTCTTCTACTCCTGTATATCCGGGAGATCCAGTACCTGATATAAAGAAAGTTTACTGTTTACCGGATGATAGGGCATCTGTATCCAGTATTTCTATGGGAAGTCATACAGGAACACACATTGATGCCCCTTCACATATACTGGAAGATGGCAAATCTGTCGACAGTCTGTCTCTTGATACGCTTATCGGAAATGCTCTTGTTGTGGATTTATCAGATGTTAGTGAAACCATTAAAAAATCCGACCTTGAGAACATATTCAATAAACTTGATGCAGCAGAAAATTTGGATATTTTGCTGATAAAAACCCAGAATTCAAATCTTTGGAATGATTTCTCAACTGTTGGAATGGAGTCCATGATATCACTTGACAAAAGTGCAGGAGAATGTATTGTTGAAAATGGTTTTAAAACAGTGGGTATAGATGGTTTTTCTGTAGACGTTGAGCCTGATCTGGAAGTTCACAGATTACTACTTGAAAACGAGATAAATATAATAGAATGTTTGAATTTTAACGGTGTATCTGACGGTACATATTCGTTTGTTTGTTTACCTATAAAAATGGAAGGCTGTGATGGATCACCGGCAAGGGCTATATTGATTAATAATCCGTAA
- a CDS encoding histidinol phosphate phosphatase domain-containing protein, which produces MIDLHTHTVFSDGELIPSELVRRAVVTGYEAIAITDHADYTNFEQLVDVAEKAKYLEDVYDIKILSGVELTHVPPAKIEPLVEKSRKKGADIVVVHGETVTEPVISGTNSTVVELGEVDILSHPGLITQDDVQKAYDNDICLEITSRKGHNITNGHVAKLGLEVGATMVVNTDTHGPDDLITTEMARKIAMGSGLDEKQADEILHNSKQLIT; this is translated from the coding sequence ATGATAGATTTACACACACATACAGTTTTCAGCGATGGAGAACTGATACCAAGCGAACTGGTTCGAAGGGCAGTAGTAACAGGTTATGAGGCGATAGCTATAACAGACCATGCTGATTATACCAATTTTGAACAGCTTGTAGATGTTGCAGAGAAGGCCAAATATCTTGAAGATGTCTATGATATAAAAATTCTATCAGGAGTGGAACTGACCCATGTACCTCCTGCAAAAATCGAACCACTTGTTGAGAAGTCAAGGAAAAAGGGAGCAGATATTGTGGTTGTTCACGGGGAAACTGTAACAGAACCTGTAATATCCGGAACCAATTCAACAGTTGTGGAACTTGGTGAAGTGGATATTCTTTCTCATCCTGGATTGATAACACAGGATGATGTCCAGAAGGCATATGACAATGACATATGTCTGGAAATAACGTCCCGAAAGGGTCATAATATTACCAATGGTCATGTTGCAAAACTCGGGCTTGAAGTAGGAGCTACAATGGTGGTAAACACCGACACTCATGGACCAGATGACTTGATAACAACGGAAATGGCACGAAAAATAGCTATGGGGTCTGGATTGGATGAAAAACAGGCAGATGAAATATTGCATAATTCTAAACAATTAATAACGTAA